A genomic segment from Streptomyces sp. TLI_235 encodes:
- a CDS encoding bifunctional non-homologous end joining protein LigD, whose protein sequence is MGIYHGMPERQVTEVEGRRLVLSHLDKVLWPATGWTKGQALYYYAQVAPHLLPHIRRRPATLLRFPSGVGEEGFFAKNPPPGLPDWVRTMVVDSHEGPKERVTVDDLPTLMALANGYALELHVPQWSADTGPAAHDRLVIDLDPGPGADITHCCRIARLVRERLAEDGLTAHAKTSGSKGLHLYAALRPSDASAVVGYARTLAERLAADLPGHVVSKMAKALRRGKVFVDWSQNTTAKTTAAPYTLRATAVPGVSTPIGWDEVETCTSPADLAFTPEDVLARIADHGDLLAPLLDEAAELPGGS, encoded by the coding sequence ATGGGGATTTACCACGGTATGCCGGAGCGACAGGTCACGGAAGTCGAAGGCCGCCGCCTGGTCCTCTCCCACCTCGACAAGGTGCTCTGGCCGGCCACCGGCTGGACGAAGGGCCAGGCCCTCTACTACTACGCCCAGGTCGCGCCGCACCTGCTGCCGCACATCCGGCGCCGTCCGGCCACCCTGCTCCGCTTCCCCTCGGGCGTCGGCGAGGAGGGATTCTTCGCCAAGAACCCGCCGCCCGGCCTGCCCGACTGGGTCCGCACCATGGTCGTCGACAGCCACGAAGGGCCCAAGGAGCGCGTCACCGTCGACGACCTCCCGACCCTGATGGCCCTCGCCAACGGCTACGCCCTCGAACTCCACGTCCCGCAGTGGAGCGCCGACACCGGCCCGGCCGCCCACGACCGGCTGGTCATCGACCTCGACCCCGGACCGGGCGCCGACATCACCCACTGCTGCCGGATCGCCCGGCTCGTCCGCGAACGCCTCGCCGAGGACGGCCTCACCGCCCACGCCAAGACCTCCGGCAGCAAGGGCCTCCACCTGTACGCCGCACTCCGGCCCAGCGACGCCTCCGCCGTCGTCGGCTACGCCCGCACCCTCGCCGAACGGCTCGCCGCCGACCTCCCCGGCCACGTGGTCAGCAAGATGGCCAAGGCACTGCGCCGCGGCAAGGTCTTCGTCGACTGGTCCCAGAACACCACCGCCAAGACCACCGCCGCCCCCTACACCCTGCGCGCCACCGCCGTCCCCGGCGTCTCCACCCCGATCGGCTGGGACGAGGTCGAAACCTGCACCTCCCCGGCCGACCTCGCCTTCACCCCCGAGGACGTCCTCGCCCGGATCGCCGACCACGGCGACCTGCTGGCCCCCCTCCTCGACGAGGCGGCAGAACTGCCGGGCGGCAGCTGA
- a CDS encoding DMSO/TMAO reductase YedYZ molybdopterin-dependent catalytic subunit, producing the protein MDDDTTDPGPAPRRRRLDLPLPAPPEALRRGPLREGTFRSRLHEPRTAVVLGRWLGASVLLCFLTGLLSHVLQQPPGWAAGLLPSRPVNGYRVTQGLHVISGTAAIPLLGAKLWTVYPRLFEWPPARSVAHLLERLGIAVLVAAMLLELFTGLLNTVQWYPWPFPFRQTHFWLGWLATGGLLVHVGAKAPLIAAHWRRVRPELAGRRAFLGVVAASVAAVTVTTAGQTVPWLRALDLFAPRRPDIGPQGLPVNRTAAQAGTTTVPADWRLQVDGPHPYSLSLRELAELPQYEHDLPISCVEGWSASARWSGVRLRDLLDRAGAPADATVRVTSLEADGPYRVMDMPAGYARDPLTLLALRVNGEVLAADHGFPARIVAPNRPGVLQTKWVQRMEVL; encoded by the coding sequence GTGGACGACGACACTACCGATCCGGGCCCCGCTCCCCGCCGCAGGCGGCTCGACCTGCCGTTGCCGGCCCCGCCCGAGGCGCTGCGGCGCGGGCCGCTCCGCGAGGGCACCTTCCGCTCGCGGCTGCACGAGCCCAGGACGGCCGTGGTGCTGGGCCGCTGGCTCGGCGCCTCCGTGCTGCTCTGCTTCCTGACCGGGCTGCTCAGCCATGTGCTGCAGCAGCCGCCCGGGTGGGCGGCCGGTCTGCTGCCCAGCAGACCGGTGAACGGCTACCGGGTCACCCAGGGCCTGCACGTGATCAGCGGCACCGCCGCGATCCCGCTGCTCGGTGCCAAGTTGTGGACGGTCTACCCCCGGCTGTTCGAGTGGCCGCCCGCCCGCAGCGTGGCGCACCTGCTGGAGCGGCTGGGCATCGCCGTGCTGGTGGCGGCGATGCTGCTGGAGCTGTTCACCGGGCTGCTCAACACCGTGCAGTGGTACCCGTGGCCGTTCCCGTTCCGGCAGACGCACTTCTGGCTGGGCTGGCTGGCGACCGGCGGGCTGCTGGTGCACGTGGGCGCCAAGGCCCCGCTGATCGCGGCGCACTGGCGGCGGGTGCGGCCCGAACTCGCGGGCCGGCGCGCCTTCCTGGGGGTGGTGGCGGCCTCGGTGGCCGCGGTCACCGTCACCACGGCCGGGCAGACGGTGCCGTGGCTGCGCGCCCTGGACCTGTTCGCGCCGCGCCGCCCGGACATCGGCCCGCAGGGGCTGCCGGTCAACCGCACCGCCGCGCAGGCCGGCACCACGACCGTCCCCGCGGATTGGCGGCTGCAGGTCGACGGGCCGCACCCCTACTCGCTGAGCCTCCGCGAGCTGGCCGAACTCCCCCAGTACGAACACGACTTGCCGATCTCCTGCGTGGAGGGCTGGAGTGCGTCGGCGCGTTGGTCCGGGGTCCGCCTGCGCGATCTGCTGGACCGGGCCGGGGCACCTGCGGACGCCACCGTCCGGGTGACCTCGCTGGAGGCCGACGGACCGTACCGCGTCATGGATATGCCGGCCGGCTACGCCCGCGACCCGCTCACCCTGCTGGCCCTGCGCGTCAACGGCGAGGTGCTCGCCGCGGACCACGGGTTCCCGGCCCGGATCGTGGCGCCGAACCGGCCCGGTGTGCTGCAGACCAAGTGGGTCCAACGGATGGAGGTGCTGTGA